CTTCGCAAGCAGTGAGGGACGGGCGGCGCCGATATAGCCTTGCCCGCTGAGCCCGGGGGCCAAGGCAGGGCAGgcggagaagggggagaagaagaacTACATTTCCCGCCGACGCCGGGAGGGCCGGGGCGGGTACAAAGCTGGCGCTACCTGTCGCGGCAGGTGAGCGCTAACAGGTGAGCGGCTGGCTGGTCGGCAGAAGGGTTCCCTTCTCGGACTGCCGTCAGCTAGGCCAGCGCGGCGGCTTCCCACTGCCACAGGCCCGCCTGGGAGCCGCGATGCCTTTTCCTGGCTCTGGCGCCGACGATGCTTTCGACTACCTCTTTAAGATCATCCTGATAGGGGACTCGAACGTGGGAAAGACCTGCGTAGTGCACCGCTTCAAGACGGGGCAGTACAGCGAAAAGCAGCAGAACACCATCGGCGTCGACTTCACCGTGCGCTCAATGGATATCGACGGCAAGAAAGTGAAGGTCGGTGGCCGGAGCGACCCCAGGTCGTTCCGTGGGCAACACTTGCTCACCATTATCGTGTTGCCGTTTCCAGGCGGATGCTAGGGAAGTGCTAGGATGCGCAGCGTCTCCTGTTTGGccctgctgaaggcagcagtcaGGGCTGGTTGCCTTTTTGACCACGGTATTTGAAGGGAGCTTTCCCTCAGGAAAGTGccctgagggaggcagccaTCCTCATTTGGGTACATACTTGTGCTCTGGATCTACCTGTAGAGAAAGCTTTCACTGTGTGTGCGGAAAGTTCTTGGAAACCGGCTCTAGTTTAGACAAagtgtctcttctctctttctgagCTGGGGCACTGAGGAAGGAAAACTCTCTGGGCTGCGAAGGTTCTGCTTGGATGTGTGATTGATCTCAGGGAAGATGAAGACTGCTAAGTCTAACACCAGAATAAATAGCTAGCACTTCTGTGCACAGATGAAAGTTCGTATGTGTACCCTCTGCCTAGTGCTGCATCAGGGCTCCATAGCTCTTCTTCCTTGCATATTAAATGCCTGTAATGTTCCACATCTCTTACTACTGTTGTTGAAACGGCAATTCTTGGTTTCTTTGCAAAGCTGGGTTTTACTCGTGCAGCTTTCTCTTTGGTCCATGCAGATTGTCTTTACAAGCATGTAAATGTCTCTTCAGCTCTAGAGAGGACAGAGCCACACTGCTGTAGTAGAGTGAACTGGGACAGGTCTAGCTGCCTTTTAGACATGCTGATTGCTAACACCCAGGAAGCAGCACTCACTGATTTTCATGATTTCTATTCTTTCTCTTACAGATCCAGGTGTGGGACACAGCTGGTCAAGAACGCTTCCGGACAATAACCCAGTCTTATTACAGGAGTGCTCATGGGGCTATCCTTGCCTATGATCTTACTAGGAGGTCCACCTTTGAATCCATTCCTCACTGGATTAATGAAATTGAAAAGTATGGTGCTGCAAACTTGGTCATGATGTTAATAGGTAGGAATCTATTTTTAAATGTTCTTTAACCTTTAAAATATGTATATGAAAGTCCCTCTTTCTCCCAACTATTTAAAGCTTTTAAGCTATGCATTAAAGAAGAATGTAGTTTTAATTAAGAGAGAAAACTTGGAAAAAATAGGAAAGTCACATCCTGGTTCTGAGAGAACCAGTCACACTGCAGAGAATGAAACCTTTTGACTGGTTCCTTTCCTGCTGGAATAATGCAGCAAGGTTGTTGCTGGTCTAGTAAGCAGGGACAATCTTGCTAAGGTTAGAATTGCAGTAAGTCTGACCCTATAGTCTTGATGCACAGGAATTTAGCAGCTCAATAATTCAAGAACGAGCAGAGGAACACAAGTCGTGTTCTCATCTTTCTTCTCTGTTCTTGTGATATGCATGTGCGTTGCTCTGTAACGGGACTCCAATCAGGTAAGATAGTAGATGGGGACATGACTCTTGCAGAACATGAAGTAGTCTGAATGCTTGCAATCCTTCTTGTTTATTCCACTAGCATTCAGGAAATATTGCCTCTTTAGGAAAGGAATGGGCAGAAATTGCTGAGCATGGAGCTCATAGGAAGCACCAGTTCTTTCCCTTTGTGTTTCAGGCTATTATTGCTCTTCCTTCCCCCAAAGGAGAGAACTGGTGCAGTAAAATGGCAAGAGCCTTTAGTTTCATTCCACTGCTTCTGTCTGTTCTACTGTGGCACTGTGCCAAGAGCAATGTGTGAAGCCGCAGGAGCCCAAACTGGCTTTTAAGGATAGGCAGTGTTGagccccacagcacagcaggtgTGGCACTTAAGCTTCTGTGGGTACTCCTAACAAAATTACTTCTGGAGTTGGTCTTCCTATTCttcctctgaaaaaaaaccccaaaaaaacaagcccaaaacaccccaaaaccaaccaattCAGACCTGACTGTAACTGCAGTGCTTTGAATGAGTAAGCATGGGAAGAAACTAAACTTTGGTAGTTTTTCTAACTTCTCTCATGAGTCTAACAAGACCTATCTGTGTGTGTGGTGAAGTTGGTTTTTTTAAGAAAGAAATTGATAAAAATAAAGCTTTTAGCAAGAATCCAGCTTGGTGCTTTCCTCCATAGTTGGTGCTGTTTGCTTTACTTACCTTGGCAGGAACTCTTTGTACATTTAATGACACGTATCCATGTCACACACCTTTCTAGCatggaacaggaggaggaaagggcaggGACTTTTTTTAAAGTGGCAAACAACCTCTAAGGAAACTGTGTTTGGGGAGACTTTGGTTTTCCTTTAAGTGGGTTTGTTTCCTTATAGAAAATCTGAAAGGAACTTAAGAGGAGAAGAGCTGGCTTATATATGCTTTAAATTCAAGATTTGAATTTGATGAAGGGTTGTCTTGAAACTATGATTGTGGACCTCAGCCAGGTACTGCATGTACCAGAACTGATGATAATTCCACACATACTATTTAAATATACAAAGGTATTTTATCAGAGGTGTTTCATGACTTGTGATAAATTTAGGCTAAACCGCTTCAAACAAAAGTTTGATCTATATGTGCAGAAACTTAAGTATACATTTTTGGCATTAAGGTAGGTGGTATGAATACATGTCTTATATAATCTTAAAATTACTGACTTGTATGAATAGGTCATGTTAAAATCTGATGAACAGTTGAGCAGGTTCTTTCTGGATTTTAGTAGGGTGGGGTTTGTGGGTTGTTAGTTTTTTTTTGGGAGGTCTGCTTTAGACAACAATGTTCCAGATTTCCACAGATGAACATCCACTTTGTACTTAGTGTTTGAAACTACCAAGAATTGCTTCCAAATAATCCTCTGGTGCCACTACCTACAGCCAAGTAATTAGATAAACAcagggggtttggttttgtttggattgTGACTCCTTTAATATCATAATGTGATTTGCTGCAGTTTTGCTCCATGTTCTGTGTGGCTCTCATGTGCTCACATTTCCCCCTGCAACTCTTAGTATAAATCTATTGTTTAAGAAAATCAAATTACTTTATTGCATTTAAAGATCAATTTTGGGGAGACTATTAAATTATCTATTTGCCTTCTTTTAAGGGAACAAATCAGATTCACTGGATAAGCGCCAAGTCCTGTTTGAAGATGCCTGCATACTGGCAGAGAAGTATGGGCTCTTGGCTGTACTGGAGACATCAGCGAAAGAAGCTCAAAACATAGAAGAGGTGTTCACATTAATGGCTAAGGAGCTAATAGCCCGAAACACCTTACAGCTTTATGGAGAGAACCCTCCAAACAGCATTTACCTTGACTCCAGGCCAGTTATTGCCGGTCCAAGTGTGGAGAAGACCCCATGCCTCTGCTGAAGAGAGATTTCAGGAAGAATTTGAAACTCCTCATTCTTTTGAGGTTGCTTACTATAATTTTATGAACTCAGTGAAAGTGTGCTATGTGGCCCCAAGCCATCTCTCTTGGTATCTCTAACTGGCAGTTTGGCTTGTAAGTGTCACCAGAAGTTGTTTCTGTTAGTAACAGAGGTACCTTTGACCATGGCAGCTGATACTTGAACAGGAACTTATAGACTGAGAGGACTGGGGAAGCTGACACCCTTGACTTAACCAAAGAGAACTGTAAAAATTACTGCCTTTAATTATAGCCTTAAATGATTTTCTGTCTGTGTCAGAAGATAAATATTCAccagagctctgccttgagttGACCCTTCTAAGCTATGCTGTTTGTTGTAGTGCAAGCAATCTTTGCCTGTAGCTTTAAAAAGCCTGATACATGGTTGGACAGCACTAATGCATTGCTGCTTAAATTTTAATTTAGGAGTGGTCCTGATGTCAGACATGTAGCTGCTCATCCCAAGAAACTTAGTAACATTTGTGAAAGTGTACATAATTTCACATTCATACTGACTTCCTCACCAGACGATCCTGAAGACATCCCTGAGGTTTCATAGCAGGCAGAATATGGTACCGTAGGGTCCAAGTCCCAGCCTTCTTCCTAGGGTGAGTTACCTTTCAAGAATTGTTTCCATTAGTAATCTGTCTTGATACATTGACTTGCTAGGAGTAGTGAAGCTTCCAAGGTGCCAGTAATGGCTTAAATCTATGCCGGGATAAAAggaccttttcttcttttctccttccctaaCCTTGTCGTGCTTATGATGTGCCAGTTTTAATCAAAAGCTTTCTGTAATTTGTGTGGTGGACCTATGGCAGCTTGAGAGTACACTTGTAGATGGGCAAGTGTGAGGAAGGGATTCGAGCTCCTGTAAAACTCAGCAAGGAATATGAAGATTTAATGATATAACCTTGCCATAGAGCAGTAAAGGAATGGTATGGGACCCTTCTAGAAAGCTACTCCTGGGCAAGTGTATAGGCTACTGTGATGTAGACTGAACATCGTGGTAGGAGGGTAAAGTTTTTTGTATTGCTCCTTGTAAATGCAAGCTCTGCTACTAGGGGCTCACCTCTTCTATATACCAGTTTAGGGTTTTGTGACTGTTTGGGGCTGTATTGGTTGTTTGGggcctgctttttttttttcccccctctagtAGATGGAGACAGGAAAAATATATTTTACAgaggaagcttttttttttctattgcaGTCCACAGGTACTAAAGTGCACTGATTAGTTGTTGTCAAGCTATGAACTGGAACTCAAGGTCTGTAATGATAAAATACAGTTTGGGTTGCTGCTAGTTTACCAGACAGCAGTCTACCCCTGTTTCAAGTTCttgaaaaacaggaaaaagcaTGCAGCAACTATTTCTGGAAAATCTTGCCTGAGAAGCACAAAAAATAAAGTAGAATAATCACTGATTTATAATCTTGCAAATATTTCTAATACTGCTTCCTCTGGACAGGTTTTTGGCTGCCACATGCAGGGAAGGAGGCAATTTGGCTACGTGTAAACTGAGGAAAACATCTTCAGTGCTAGCCTCCAAGCCTTTTGTGGAAAAAGCTTCATCTGTTTTAGGCAACCTCTAATGTTTAGATCTTAAATCATAATTTCATCTTGATTTGGCAGTAGCCTCTTTGCTGTATTTCAGTTTGATATTCAAGAAACAGAATACACCATAACCTTTCAAAGCAGATGAACAAGCAGCAATCTATCTTCTAAGTAGCTTCTACAGCTCCTGTTGCTAGGAAAACAGATCACTATTCTTGTGTTTGAAATCCAACATCCTCCTAGTTGTAGTTTGTAATTTAGCCATTATTACTTTTTAGTATCCACACTTAAATTCCTCACAAACTGTGTTCTATTTCAGATATACCAGAGATAATTTGCTACAAACAGAGATGGAATTTGCTACAAACACTAatcttccaggagaccttaagAGAATAGTGTCCATAGCCAGTTAAGCACTTTCATTAACCAAGTATTAGATAAAGGATCTTACCAGCAGAATCTTAACCTTTTTATGGTTCGTAGAGTTTAGTACCCTTTGTATGGAGACTTCTGCAGGCTGATGCTCCCTTAACTGCTCAGCATGGCCTGGTTACTCTTGCCACACACGAAGCTACTTGCAAAGTCAAGTCCTTCCTTGGCAGAAAGCTGTGCAACATGGGATCAGGGAGAACAGGCTTGTCATTGTGCTTTGAGCTGCTGCACTGTTAAAGTGAACAGGTCTAACGAGCTCCTTGCTACTCTTTCAAGAAATTAGTTTCAAATACCTACGTGTTGTGCCACTGGACTGGGAATGTGACctcttttggttggttgtttttggcATCTTCCAGAAGCGCTTTTGAGTGGTACATTAGTTTCCACATGGTCATTTTTAACACTGTCCTTGTAAATGAAGAGCAAGCTGTAGAAGTTGCCAACAAGAAGGTTCTTCAGTGTACAGTAGCATATACTAGGAGAATTATTCATGAAGTAGTACATGAAGAAAGCTGTAATTCCTTTATCACAGCATGTTATTGTAGAATGCAAGATGGCAACTGTGAGACTTGTCTAAAACCCAAGCACAACATAACTTTGCAGTTATGCCTTTCTTCATCTCAGAGCAGATGGAAGCATGCATCTCAGCCAATGCAAGTAATGTGAAGTGCTATGGAACTTTAAATGAATGTTTGTTCTTCCAGCATCATATGCAAATTTGATATGCTTCTTGACAGCATCGCTTGTAGAAAGTGTAGCTTATTGTAACGTTGTTTACAATGCTCTTAGAAACTGTTACTGTCCCAGTTTCAagagctgcacctccagctTGAAGATGAGCttatctgtttggttttttttttaagtagtatTTGAATCTTGCGTTATCGCTTGCACTGGTGTCACAGTCATGCCAGATACGTTGAGACAGAACCTATCCACACAACAGGGTAACAAAAAACCCTGAGAGTACTTCAAAATGGAGCAAACTGGCACCTCCCAGAAGCTGGCTGGCTTAAAAGCAAACATAACTGCAACACAGGCAGTGTCGTGTGCACTTCCACATCATTATGCGGTCAAGTTTTTCTTCATACAAAGGGAGACAGGCTCTTAAAAAAAGCTGAGGTTCTTATCCAATTGTTCCAGATAAAGTATAGTTGGAAAGGAGACAAAGTAAATTCAGTCCCTGAACAGAGATGGGGAGCTCGATCCTGTGGCCTTCCTTCAGGAAGGAGATGCAGGCCTGTGCTCTTTAAGGGGAGTTGAAAAGGAAGCTTGCCACAGCACTGTTTAGAagtgtcccttcccagctgtggGTGGCCAGCAGGCAAAGTTTATGTACCTCCGCTACCTGAACACCACATttggctgcaggctggagggctTTAACACTCACTGCTCAGTGCACTGACTCAAGCTATTTTCAAGCACTCCTCTCAAGTGTGTTAAGGACTGGAACTGCAACAGACAATACTGGGATATCAAGAGTCCCTTGAGAGTAGTTTTAGGCAAAAAGCCCTTTTACCTAGGAGTACTTCAACTTTTAATAGGAACTTTCACATTTGAGAGAGGCAGGAAGACTCTGAAGTCTTCTAAAGCACTTTTTCTAGTACTCTTATTCTAAAAATCAACCTTAactcagctgcctgcacaggCTCTGTCCATGTAATCACATCAGGCTGTTGCCAAACACTTGTTGACTGTGGCTTTGACAAATCATATACTCTTGAATAACACAAAAGCAGCAAGTAGGGGCAGTTTAGCATACTTGCACTTCCACATTTTTGCTACAGCTGTGTCATTGGACACCACTGCTCACTAATTTTCACTGCCAGGTCTATCTAGTTTTGCTTACCTAAAGCGTGGCTTGCCGCAAGTACTGTTTAATGGCATCTCTCTGAAGCTAGCATTAAACTGATTTAATAACAACTCCAGGCCCACTGTGCCACCCTGTATTTTATCTGGAGCCTAAGGGATGACATGTGGATTCCCTCTTGCTTTAAGCTGCCGCAGCATTAATAAATCAATGTACAGAAGTTTTGTTCCAAACAGAAGACATTGCATACTGCACAGTATCCTCTAAGCAGAAATGGTTTGTACTTGCTGTAGCAGGAGAAATACTTTGTATTTTACTAAATGAACCGGGCATCCCCTCAGCAAGATTGTAATACACCTTGGGCTACAACTGCAAAAGAGCTGTGCCATCAGGGTTTGAACTGAAGTAGCAGAGGTTTTAAGAAATGCTCTTTGCTTGTGTGGTCCTGTTGAGACCAATTAGAAAGTGCACATATTTTGCACTTAACCACAAGATGCAGAATTTTGTATGAAATCATACCTATCTAGTCTTGCATAACATTGAGGGACTTCAAGTGAAACTATGCATCTTTTTCTACATATTTTTGTTTTGAAATCAGTATTTTATTGGTGGAAGTTTATAGAGTCTTTGTACCTTTTTATCTTGATGCTTTCTCAGTGGCCTTTTAAGCTTCTCTCAGTGGCCTTTTAAGCTTCTGTACCTTATATATTTGCTTGAAGAAAATGTAGCACATCCTAATTCATGTTCCTCCATATTTCCGTATTACAAGTTTGCCTGAATTTACCCCTGTTCTTAGAGAGGAAATGCACAGCAGCCTACTAACATACTCTACTCACAGGCCCCACTCTTTCCAATCATAGCAGTCTGGGGTGGATGGAAATCAGCACAATAGCAAGCTTAAATGCAAGCCTGCCACCACCAAGATTCTAACTGGCAGTAAAACAGCAGTACTGCCCAGTGACAAAGACATGCAGTGCTTTAACTTACAGAACAAGAACCACAACACACTTCAAAGCAAGTGAGCAACAGAAACAACTGATTGTGATGCACCTGACTACATCAGTCACCTTGCAGCTTGAAATAACTGCCTCCAGCAAAACAAGTAATTTATCTGCATATTCCCAGCTTTCCCTGGAAGACATACAGAAGCCAGGtttagaagcagcagcatccacCACTGTGCTACAGGCACTAAAGCCATGCTATTTCTGACCCCTCATGAGGGAAAGCTGATGAATGTGCTCTGGCAGGTAGACTTTAGTACTTTTTTCTGTCTTAACAGAACATATCTTTGCTAATCTTAGGTTTGAATGTAGCTTTCCACTAGGATGTTAACTTACATTCACTATGCAGGGGAGGAAAGTCTAGTTGTATTTCAAAACCTTCCATTTTCTCCTGTTTCTCCCCTTTATCAGTTTTAAATGTCATTTGGTCAAGCTACATTcaaacactttctttccttctgtacTTGCCAAagcaaaaacaaccaaccaaagatGGTATTAGTCTGTTCAGTTAAACTTCTTGGTCTCATACCTTAGCACCTGAACACATCTAGTACTTCACTTCCAGCTTCATCTGTTTCTTCAGAAGAATGCTTCTTTCTGAATACACATAGGCTTAAAGCAGCACGTGGATGCTCAGGAAGTGGCCTGTAGCAATGGGTGGACAAGCGGTCCAAACATCATGGTGACAGGAAGCTATCAACAGAACATAACTGCAATTGACTTTGTTCAGGACAAGTAAAATTTACACCACAGTGCCTAACTTCCAAGAAAGCAAACCATGCATGCTTCCACTCATGGCCCCATCTACTCCTTCAACAGTTCCACTACTTCATCTGTCTGTTAAGGCGTTCCTTACTTTACAGGTTCTTTGCTGGAAAGGTTATAATCAAAATAAAACTCTGTATTAGCATGACACAATTCTGCAGGAGTTAAATGATCTAAAgtgcttttatatttacagaaacacacacagataagctggaaaaaaaaagaaccttaaaaaaaaaaacagacagacttgtttatttttttggctttttttattTGGGAAAAGTGCTTCTTACAAAAGGCAGCTGCAAAACAATACGTTATAGACCTCAGAACAATTTCTCATTCCATTTAAAAGTGAAAGGAGAGGCAGTCTAGGGgacaagagcagcaggagaacagATCACAGGGCATCCACAAGTCAATAAAAAACAGCAATAACAATGCAAGGTTAAAATTCCTGTGCTAGGGCTTTGGTGACAACGTAATTTTCTTAATGCAAATTACAGCCAGAAACTGCATGACTGCCTTTGTAAGCAGTAACTCACATAATCTGAACAGCTTTACCAGGCAACACAACTGCACAGCTCAGATGCTGAGAGGCACGTGTACCTCAAGGCAGCGGAGAGGCAAAGTGATTTCCTAGCGAAGCTCTCGGCTTACGTGGTTACACCAGGTTCTAAAACTTACCGAGCAATGAAGCTAAAGGGGCCTCTCTGGCGTTCTTCTGACCCTGCCTTGGCTAACCAGATTTCTGCTGCTGGACAACCCCAATCATACACATGAAAGAGCTGGTGCGTTAGGGAGGGCTGTCTATTAAATTAAGCAATAGTTAAGATCACTGCCACAGACTGGGCTGAGACCACTAAACCAGTTTCATGTCCAATTGGAGGCTAGATTTCATGCACCAAGTGGGGATGAAAGAtgattttgttatttttaactTACACAGAGTTTCCCCATCCTTGAGGTCCAACTCTACATTTATCTGTATATACACATAGAGAGTTCTCCTTTCACAATGACATTTTCCTTTCATGCTAAACACAGTAAAAACCCAGAACGTTCACACCTGGTTCTGGTTACACAGTAGTAATAGTAATGTGCAAGTAAACAAGAGACCAAAAATCACAAATGGAGACGTGTacatgagggggctggaacagagCTGATGCCAGAAATAGAGTATTTGTATCTGGCCCAAATCAGAAATATTGgtacaaagacagaaaaaaggCCATCAGCCAATTTACATCCCCACTGCATGGCCACTGCTCATTTCTGTATCCGGGCTCTTCAAAATGGGTGTGGAAGTCCTGTAAACACTTTAACCCTGGAACTGGGTGAACTCTGTTGGGTACACGGATGAAGCAACAAACCTAAGCTAACTGTTTGACAGTTAAATTCATCTTTACAAAAACTAACATTTTaaagatttaatttttttgttatttgtttaaacagaggaaaaacaacactcttggggtgggaggggatgggaagaGACAGACCCTGGGTAAAAGTTATTACAACAGCACCTGGAATTGATCGGCCTGCCTAGGAGAACACAGGCACTGCCACAACACCACAGGTAATAGCTACTGCCTGAAGCCAAGACAAGTCCACAATCCACTGACAGGTGCTATAGATCCAAATCATAATAATCTTCCAGCTCATCATGAAACAAGTCCCACTCATCCTCAGAATCTGTTAGCTCATcatcacctcctgctgccaacAGCATAAGCAACATCTCACCAAGCTCAAAGGTCACCACCTCATCCTCGTCGGTCTCAAACGGATCACCATTCTCTCGCTCCTCAATGAACTCCCAGAAACGGTTCCTCCGCTGGGCCTGCAGGTGGAACATAAGTATTCCCCCAAGTGACCAAGTGGTACAGGTAGGAGTCTTCTTGGAAGCTTACAAGGTTCAGTCTCCAGTGTACTTTTCTGACATGCAAGAAATCATGTTTCTCTTTCAGAGTGATACTGACTTCCAGTAGAATTTACCTCGACACTCCCCTACTAATGTTACCCAACATTTCTATTTCAGTATGTTGGTGTATGAGCAAAGTTTTTTAAATTTAGCCTTCCCATCTTGGCTTTCAGCATTCAAGCTTTATGTCACTACCTCCTTGAAATTCACCATTACAGCAGTGTATCAGAAGTAAGAGAGTCAGCATTTCCCTGCCCTCTTTTCAAGGCAACTGATTTAACACACACCCCTGTTGTTCTATTCCTACATAGAGAGAATAAAAACCAGCAGCACTGACCCGGTATCTACTCGAAGTTCCCACTTTGGGTCTCTGTGGCTCCTCTCGGCGGCCATCAGGATAGGCATGTTTGTAAAAGCAGTTCCCTCCAAACGGACAGCTCCCACGGCCCTCATCAAAGTACCTGCATGGCTTGTTGCTGGAAAGGAAAATATCACAGCCCTTACAGCAGACCCCAAACATCCCTCAGAACTGGTTTCAGTGTAGTCCAAAAGGACCTCAGGTACTACTGGTAGCTGAAGGAACTGTGTCAGTTAACACCTGCACACAGAAGTGATGTACCACAGTGTGGGGGGCCAATGCATGCATACTAACACTGATAGCTCACAGTGCACAAGTTCTACTACTTTATGGCTACACCTCCAGCATTTTGCATGTAGAAGGGAAAGACTGGGGCCAAAAAAACATAGAATAACTTTATAACTGTAGTTGCATGCATCTATGGGCAGACAGGCAAGGAAGTACACGTggtggtggaaaggaggtgtgaGAGGGCTTTACATCAACACCCTTATTCTCCAGGCATGCCTTTATCTCTGCAGTCTCAACCTGACAAAATAGACTGCAGTGCTCATACCTCATTGCCTCCTTGTATTTCTGAATGAgtttctgcttctcttccttctcctccacccAGTACTCACTTGGAATGACAAAGTTAGATGTGATCCGACATTCTGGGCAGGACCTGGGGAACGAACAGACTGTGCTGCAAAATTCCACATTACAGGGTGCTCCCCCTCGTAACATGTCATGGCATACATCCATCTTTAAAGGTGTACTGTATCTGTACACTTGCTCTGTGAGCTTTTCAATCTAGATTCATTCTTACACAAGTATAACCTAACCTCTTCAAGAACTCCATGGGAATGGCAGCTAGTCGGCTTGTCTCAAAAGCTTGAAAACACACTTCACGCAGACTCCTTTTTCTTTAGAATTAAATAAATttatttgggtttgatttttgtaTTTATTTGAATGTAGCTTTTAAATTGAGAAATGTTTTGTCAGCTGATGAATAACTAGAGCAGTGATGAATTAAGAGGCATACATTCTGAACTGGTTAATCTGTTTTCGGATTCCTGGCTGAGTGTCCAAGACATCAATAGTAACCATTGGACAACATGCTACCAAAGTTTTCTACCATTAGCTAACTGAATTTTGCAAACTTAATCCATATTAACCAAATCAGAGTGTAAATGTCATCCCTAAGGATTATTTCACTTCCAGACTGAAGTTAGCATACATTAAATGCAGTCTGTGTACAGTCTGCATCTGGAAGTCTGTTGCAAAATGTCATGTGTTACTAAGTTCTTCCATAGTAACAAAGCACAATCAAAAGAGGAAAGTGCCTCACTTTATAATCTTGCTCTCAAATTGCTTAGCACTCCTCCACTTGCGGATGCACTTGAGACAGTAAGTGTGGCTGCAGTTGGAGAGGATCCCAAAGCGGCGCTCACTAGGATTAGCTTTCTCATACACCACCTCCATGCATATCCCGCACACCATGTCTTTACTACGCTGGACGGCAAATGaaagctccatgtccttctcatgAGCTTCAATGCAAGACTGAAATGGAGAGACAAAGAAAACAGCTACAGAGACAACTGCCATGTGGTGAACTCTAAGTAGGTTTTTAAGGTCAGGTTTAGTCTGCTGTTTTGCATAATAAAAGGAGCAAGATTAAGCTGAAAAACTTTATTCTAAAAAGAATAAACTTTGCTCAGAGTGGGGAATAATCTATCTGGAgttcaaattccttccttcagaCATTGCTTTTAAGCATTGAAAAGGCCATCTAAAAGACCATTTGATTTTACTAGGCAAAGAACAAAGCTTTAGTATCTTTAAGCAGAGTCTCTCCCTTGCACAGATAAGGAAACACAAACGCTTTTGAGTATGGCCCTAACAGGAAATAGTCCAGTTTACAACAGGAATTTCATTCACTGCCCGACCTGCATGCACCTTCAAATGAAAGGAGTTAGTGACAAATGATTGTGGGGAGTCAGGAAGCAATAACTTAGAGCTGTTTAACAGCAGACAGTTGT
The sequence above is drawn from the Pogoniulus pusillus isolate bPogPus1 chromosome 15, bPogPus1.pri, whole genome shotgun sequence genome and encodes:
- the RAB19 gene encoding ras-related protein Rab-19 translates to MPFPGSGADDAFDYLFKIILIGDSNVGKTCVVHRFKTGQYSEKQQNTIGVDFTVRSMDIDGKKVKIQVWDTAGQERFRTITQSYYRSAHGAILAYDLTRRSTFESIPHWINEIEKYGAANLVMMLIGNKSDSLDKRQVLFEDACILAEKYGLLAVLETSAKEAQNIEEVFTLMAKELIARNTLQLYGENPPNSIYLDSRPVIAGPSVEKTPCLC